Proteins from one Bacteroides mediterraneensis genomic window:
- a CDS encoding circularly permuted type 2 ATP-grasp protein has product MDKMIENRDAVNKWMERFGVRFGVYKNGVFKEQLFPFDAIPRVIPKEDWDYLERGLIQRVDALNLFLYDIYHEKEIIKDGIIPAEFIYSSKGYLPECEGVSPIHDIYSHISGIDLVQAKDNRWFVLEDNLRIPSGASYPMIARTITRKVSPLTFQENAVADNRDYSSLLKEMMDYMNDGRGISVILTPGRYNSAFFEHSYLAEKTGATLAFPGDLVVENDIVYYMGLYKERQQVGCIYRRISDEYLDPLTFNSDSLIGIPHLMQAYRKGNVAVVNALGNGVADDKGIYYFVPKMITYYLNEKPILQNAPTYLPYYKEDYQYILDNIAKLVIKDVSEAGGYGVVFGRDLSPEKLAKLKQLIIDEPRRWIAQEVIDFKDLEIQEGDERVERKADLRAFVISGEQTRVWKSGLTRFSRNPNSFVVNSSQGGGFKDTWVMEE; this is encoded by the coding sequence ATGGATAAAATGATTGAAAACCGAGACGCGGTCAACAAATGGATGGAACGCTTTGGCGTGCGTTTCGGAGTGTACAAAAACGGGGTTTTTAAAGAACAGTTGTTCCCTTTTGACGCCATACCGAGGGTGATTCCCAAGGAAGACTGGGATTATCTGGAAAGGGGACTCATACAGCGTGTCGATGCGTTGAATTTGTTCCTATACGACATCTATCACGAAAAAGAAATTATCAAAGACGGCATTATACCGGCCGAATTCATTTATTCGTCCAAGGGATACCTTCCGGAGTGTGAAGGTGTGTCGCCCATCCACGACATTTATTCGCACATATCGGGTATCGACCTGGTGCAGGCAAAAGACAACCGCTGGTTTGTGTTGGAAGACAACCTCCGCATTCCTTCCGGCGCGTCTTATCCGATGATAGCCCGTACCATCACGCGGAAAGTATCACCGCTCACTTTTCAGGAGAATGCGGTGGCCGACAACCGCGATTACAGCAGTCTGCTGAAGGAGATGATGGACTATATGAACGACGGACGGGGCATTTCGGTCATCCTGACTCCCGGACGCTATAATTCGGCCTTCTTTGAACATTCGTATCTGGCCGAGAAAACAGGAGCCACCTTGGCTTTCCCGGGAGATTTGGTGGTAGAGAACGACATTGTCTACTACATGGGACTGTACAAAGAAAGACAGCAGGTGGGGTGCATCTATCGCCGTATCAGCGACGAATACCTTGACCCGCTGACCTTCAATTCGGACTCCCTGATAGGTATTCCTCATCTCATGCAGGCCTACCGGAAAGGCAATGTGGCGGTGGTCAATGCCCTGGGCAATGGAGTGGCCGACGATAAAGGTATCTACTATTTCGTGCCTAAGATGATTACGTATTACCTGAACGAGAAACCGATTCTGCAGAATGCGCCGACCTATCTTCCGTATTACAAGGAGGATTATCAGTATATTCTGGACAATATCGCAAAGCTGGTCATCAAGGATGTGAGCGAAGCCGGGGGATACGGAGTGGTATTTGGCCGCGATCTTTCTCCCGAGAAACTGGCGAAACTGAAGCAGCTGATTATCGATGAGCCTCGCCGCTGGATTGCACAGGAAGTAATCGACTTCAAGGACCTGGAGATTCAGGAAGGCGACGAGCGGGTGGAACGGAAAGCCGACTTACGGGCTTTCGTCATTTCCGGCGAACAGACCCGGGTATGGAAAAGCGGACTGACCCGTTTTTCACGCAACCCGAACTCCTTTGTGGTCAACTCTTCCCAAGGAGGAGGATTCAAGGATACGTGGGTAATGGAAGAATAA
- a CDS encoding alpha-E domain-containing protein, with product MITCNTISAIKANRLYWLGRYTERVYISLHLLRRYYDKMIDGKPKEYEEYYQKLDTSNPYPDKESFRIGYMYDDKNPCSLISGLTAANDNAIVLREEIMSETLSYIELSLSYIRKSAEKKDDNITDLQPITDYLLAFWGSIDERVFDERVRNFLRIGKLVENMDMHIRFDYPFYRIEEAYESLKLCAETEEGIFDPMILEHLDELLREDVYDCSNLGYKSIVLKYINHLVLL from the coding sequence ATGATTACATGCAATACAATTTCAGCCATTAAGGCCAACCGCCTGTACTGGCTTGGACGATATACAGAGAGAGTCTACATCAGCCTTCACCTGCTGCGCCGTTACTACGACAAGATGATTGACGGCAAGCCGAAGGAATACGAGGAATATTATCAGAAACTGGATACCAGCAACCCTTATCCCGACAAGGAAAGTTTCCGGATAGGCTATATGTACGATGACAAGAATCCCTGTTCCCTGATTTCGGGACTGACTGCCGCCAATGACAACGCCATTGTCCTTCGCGAGGAGATTATGAGTGAAACTCTTTCGTACATTGAACTTTCGTTGTCGTATATCCGGAAGTCGGCCGAAAAAAAGGATGACAACATCACCGACCTTCAGCCGATTACCGACTACTTGCTTGCCTTCTGGGGCTCGATTGACGAACGGGTGTTCGATGAACGGGTACGCAACTTCCTGCGGATTGGCAAGCTCGTGGAGAACATGGACATGCACATCCGGTTCGACTATCCTTTCTATCGCATAGAAGAGGCATACGAGTCCTTGAAACTTTGTGCGGAGACCGAGGAAGGCATCTTCGACCCGATGATACTGGAACACCTGGACGAACTGCTAAGGGAAGATGTGTACGACTGTTCCAACCTGGGATACAAATCAATCGTACTTAAATATATCAACCATCTTGTCTTGTTGTAA
- a CDS encoding transglutaminase family protein encodes MIVKKYLYNYQTIIHFSSPVTNHFFSLRCMPCVNACQQVVKRDMFLHPSDYLIYGADAWGNPLQYGSRAEAHDAFIFVSSGEAKLSPYCIPELTPGNVFRVESALTGVSDSLKAFLAEAGPNKDDALDCALRLSEKIHDYMCYAPGTTQINTTAMEAFQQRKGVCQDYAHILIALCRACGIPARYVNGFMQGTGVTHAWVEVLVNNEWRGIDPTNNQLIEYGYIKLAHGRDALDCRVNRGVYTGHPTEQTEIRVIVEEL; translated from the coding sequence ATGATTGTAAAGAAATATCTATATAATTATCAGACCATCATCCACTTCAGCTCGCCGGTCACCAACCATTTCTTCAGCCTGAGGTGTATGCCTTGCGTCAATGCGTGTCAGCAGGTGGTGAAACGCGACATGTTTCTCCATCCGTCTGACTACTTGATTTATGGAGCCGATGCCTGGGGAAATCCGCTGCAATACGGTAGCCGGGCTGAGGCGCACGATGCGTTTATCTTTGTCAGCAGCGGGGAAGCGAAGCTCAGCCCGTACTGCATTCCAGAACTCACGCCGGGGAATGTGTTCCGGGTGGAATCGGCCCTGACCGGAGTATCCGACTCCCTGAAAGCCTTCCTGGCAGAAGCAGGACCGAACAAAGATGATGCGCTGGATTGTGCCCTGCGGCTTTCGGAAAAGATTCACGACTACATGTGCTATGCTCCGGGCACTACGCAAATCAATACGACCGCCATGGAGGCCTTCCAGCAACGGAAAGGCGTGTGTCAGGATTATGCCCATATCCTGATTGCGCTATGCCGCGCCTGTGGCATACCTGCCCGCTATGTGAACGGCTTCATGCAGGGCACGGGAGTGACCCATGCCTGGGTGGAAGTGCTCGTAAACAATGAGTGGAGAGGAATAGACCCGACAAACAACCAATTGATAGAATACGGATACATTAAACTGGCGCATGGGCGCGATGCCCTGGACTGCCGGGTCAACCGTGGCGTGTACACCGGTCACCCTACGGAACAGACCGAAATCCGAGTAATTGTAGAAGAATTATGA
- a CDS encoding M14 family metallopeptidase, whose protein sequence is MIKTVVSTALPVDERLLIKKNVIRHGNSSKRICIVTGTHGDELEGQYVCFRLNQIVQQNLEKLNGTVEIYPALNPLGIDSITRGIPGFDLDMNRIFPGNPDGTMTEQVAYTLLRDLQGADMVIDIHSSNIFLREIPQVRINEHTAERLVPYAKLLDVDFIWVHEAATVLEATLAHSLNSLDTPTLVVEMGVGMRINHGYGNRLVNGILNLMHTLGVWAEAPETISVPTPVVSTGNRVSFLNADASGVFLTEIKNNMIVEEGEKIGEIVSPLTGEVFQTVEAPTRGLLFTLRAYPIVYQGSLLARIHQF, encoded by the coding sequence ATGATAAAAACAGTGGTATCTACCGCCCTTCCTGTGGACGAGCGGCTATTGATAAAGAAAAATGTCATCCGCCATGGAAACTCAAGCAAACGTATCTGCATCGTAACGGGTACGCACGGCGACGAACTGGAAGGCCAGTATGTCTGTTTCCGGCTCAATCAAATCGTACAACAAAATCTGGAGAAACTGAACGGCACCGTGGAGATTTATCCGGCACTGAATCCGTTGGGCATCGACTCCATCACCCGGGGCATCCCGGGCTTCGACCTGGACATGAACCGCATCTTCCCCGGCAATCCGGACGGAACCATGACCGAACAGGTGGCCTATACCCTCCTGCGCGACTTGCAGGGAGCGGATATGGTGATCGACATCCATTCCAGCAACATCTTCTTGCGGGAAATCCCGCAGGTACGCATCAATGAACACACGGCGGAAAGACTGGTGCCTTATGCCAAGCTGCTCGACGTGGATTTCATCTGGGTGCATGAAGCCGCCACGGTGCTGGAGGCCACCTTGGCCCATTCGCTGAACAGCCTGGATACTCCCACCTTGGTCGTAGAAATGGGAGTGGGCATGCGCATCAACCACGGGTATGGCAACCGGCTGGTAAACGGCATCCTGAACCTGATGCATACCTTGGGCGTCTGGGCTGAAGCTCCCGAAACCATATCCGTACCCACTCCGGTCGTCTCCACAGGCAACCGGGTGAGCTTCCTCAATGCGGATGCTTCCGGTGTTTTCCTTACCGAAATCAAGAACAACATGATTGTAGAAGAAGGAGAGAAGATAGGCGAGATTGTCAGCCCGCTCACTGGAGAGGTTTTCCAGACTGTGGAAGCGCCTACTCGGGGACTGCTTTTTACCCTCCGCGCGTACCCCATCGTCTATCAGGGCTCCCTCCTGGCACGTATTCATCAATTTTAA
- a CDS encoding M14 family metallopeptidase, which yields MKNEIIFRMESPFRDTFRIQGFRFGEGEKSLALVGAMRGNEIQQQYICSQVINRLATLEKEGRLVPGHEILVVPSANPFSMNIEKRFWAMDNTDINRMFPGYDHGETTQRIAAALFESIQGYTYGIQLASFYVPGDFVPHVRITRTGYEDTATAALFGLPFVCLYKPLPFDTTLLNYNWQIWNTKAFSLYSGGNDTVEGKDVADCVHTIFRFMHRTGLINYTDHSSPDYNSRQLNEEELVPVRTPVSGILYKMKHACDVVKKGEVMASVIDPYYGHVLMEIQAPTNGIVFFAHNKSLVLQNTIVYKIVIQPKKE from the coding sequence ATGAAAAATGAAATAATCTTCCGCATGGAGTCTCCTTTCCGCGACACCTTCCGCATCCAAGGATTTCGTTTCGGAGAAGGAGAGAAGAGCCTTGCGCTGGTAGGCGCCATGCGTGGCAACGAGATACAGCAACAATACATCTGCTCACAGGTCATAAACCGGTTGGCCACACTGGAGAAAGAAGGCCGGCTGGTGCCCGGGCATGAAATTTTGGTCGTTCCTTCGGCCAATCCTTTCTCCATGAACATCGAGAAGCGCTTCTGGGCCATGGACAACACCGATATCAACCGGATGTTCCCGGGCTATGACCATGGAGAAACTACCCAGCGTATCGCAGCCGCTCTTTTCGAGTCCATCCAAGGATATACCTACGGCATCCAGTTGGCCAGTTTTTACGTTCCGGGCGATTTTGTACCGCATGTGCGGATTACCCGGACTGGTTATGAGGACACGGCCACGGCGGCCCTCTTCGGCCTCCCGTTTGTCTGCCTCTACAAACCGCTGCCTTTCGACACCACCTTGCTCAACTATAATTGGCAAATCTGGAACACCAAAGCATTCTCCCTTTACAGTGGAGGAAACGATACCGTGGAAGGAAAAGACGTGGCCGACTGTGTGCATACGATTTTCCGCTTTATGCATCGCACGGGACTGATAAATTATACCGACCACAGCAGCCCGGACTACAATTCACGCCAACTGAATGAAGAAGAACTGGTACCGGTCAGAACCCCCGTTTCAGGTATCCTGTACAAGATGAAACACGCTTGCGATGTAGTGAAGAAAGGAGAAGTGATGGCTTCTGTCATCGACCCTTACTACGGCCATGTCCTGATGGAGATTCAGGCTCCGACCAACGGAATTGTCTTTTTTGCCCATAACAAGTCGCTGGTGCTGCAGAATACTATAGTGTATAAGATTGTTATTCAGCCAAAGAAAGAGTGA